The Campylobacter concisus sequence TCAAGACCTAGCTCTTTGCCTTTTTCATCAACAAACGTTCTATAAATATCAAGCTCTTTTGGCTCTATTTTATGCTTGATCTCAAGTGGCACATAAGCGTAGCTTAAAATAGTGGCATATAGCTTGTTTTCACCAAGTGGAGTGATGGTAAAATTTTCATCCTTTGCTGTAAATGATACGCTTAAAAGGCCGTCAAATTCTTTACTTTCACCGTTGTAGCTAAGCTTAAATTTATTATTTTTCTCGCCGCTATTTTTGCCAAAGTAGGCATTTAGCGCTCTAAGAGTAAAAGCGCGCTCCTGCGTTGAGCTAAGCTCATTTAAATTTGTGATCAAGAAATTTGCAAGATCATCTGAGTAGTCGTTTTTCTCAAAATATTTTGCGTGCAGATACAAGATAAAGGCATTGTCTCTCATCTTTGAGCCAAAGCTAGAATAATCCCTGCTGTAATCAGCTATCTGAGCTTTTTTGATATCTTTTAGCGCCACCTTTGCTTCGTCATTTAAGCCGTTTAGCTTTAGAGCCGCTGCCATTAGATATTTATTAAGTGCGGTCGTATTGTAAGCTTTGTGGTCATAAATTTTATTTAGCAGCGACTTGTCAGCCATATTTGCACGAGCACTTACATATAGAGAGTAGAGCGCTTCAAGGTCACTATTTACATATTTTGCCATTGAATTTACAGCACTTTGTTTTACTCTTTTGCCTACCTCATATCCAGCCTCTTCAAGATCAAGCAGTACATCAGTTGCATAGATCGAAGCAAATGCATTTGTACTACTTAGATCGCTCCAGTAGCCAAAGCTACCATCTGGTTTTTGCATCTTAATTAGCTCACTCATTCCGTTTACAATAAATCTCTTTTGATCATTTTTTTCAAGCTCATCTTTTGGCTTTAAATTTAAAAGCGCAAGCAGTCTTGAGCTCCTTTGCTCCGCACATCCGTAAGGGTACTCGACTAAATTTTTAGAAGCTGCTAATAATACGCTTGAGACCGAGCTTGACGCATCTATACTAACATTGTGAAAGCCTTTTGGAAGAGAGATCATGCTCTCTTTGTCAAAGACGCTACTTTTTGCATAGGTGCTAATCGTATAAGGATTAACTACATCAAGTAAATTTTGAGCAGTTTTCGAGCTGTTTTTATCGCTTATTGTTATATTGTATTCGCCAGCTCCAGCTTCAAGAGCTGAAATTTTAAATATAAAGGCTTTATTTTCAAGCGGCTTTAAATTCACATTTTCTTTTGTTTTGATGTTTAAATTTTTACTGCTAGCCACTTTTATGGTTAAATTTTTATCCTCATTTGTTGTGTTTATGAGCCTTAAGTTTGCATTTAGCTCATCGCCTTTTAACAGATAAACTAACGCACTTGGCTTAATAATCACATCATCTTTTACTAAAATTTCTTTATTTACCGCATTCATGCTATTTTCATTATTTGCCACAACGTCCACTCTGACAGCCGAGTTAAAACCATTCGGTGTTTTAAACTCGTATGAAATTTCACCATTATCGTCAGCTTGAAGACTTACCAAATTTGCATATGTTTTTATCTTTTTGCTATCGACTGGGCTAGCATGTTTTGCCATCTTTGCCTCCATAGCAAGTGCCGCCATATCGCCACCAAAGCTTAAAGTTTTGCCCTCGACCTTATAGTTTGTGAGCATATTATAAATGTCATAATCCAAGACGCCATCTGGTAAAATTTTGTCAAAAAATTTAAGTGGATCGGCTGGCTTTTGTGACGTTATATCAAGCACGCCAACATCTGTGATAAATAAATTTACATAAGCTTTTGGCTTTGTTTTTAGTGAAATTTTTATATTTTCATCGCTTTTTGCTGTATTTGGTGCATCAAGACTTAGATCAAGTATCCTTGATGACTTATCAGCCTTAGCATAGACCTTACCGTAAGTTCTAAAAGGAGTTAATCCGCCATCTGTCATGCGGTAGATATTTGCACTCACGTAAAGTCCGCTAAAATCAAAATCAAGTTTAAATTTCACATTTGCTGAGTTGTTTTTTATCTTAACAACCTTGTAAGCTTTCACGCCACCATCTTCAAGTGTAACAAGGGCGATACCTTCTTTTATAGCTGAGCTTATATCAGCACTTAGTTCATCGCCTTTTTTGTAGATATTTTTATTTAGTTTGATTTGAGATTTGCTAAGCTCTTTTGTAGGCGCTAGAGTCGAGTAGTTGTAGCCACTTACGTCCATATCAAGACTTGTGCTTGCTCCACTTACTAGATTTGTAGCGATGATCACATATGAGCCACTTTGTGTAAATTTATAGCTAAACTCGCCATTATCTTTATAAAAATTATCCACATCTTCTAGAGTTTGAAACCACTTTATATAGCCATTTGCATCTCTTTGGTATTGCCAAGTAACACGCTTTATTTCAAATTTCAAATTTGATTTTACGGCCTTTTGACTTGACATATCTACCACAACCGTTCTTATTTTTATATCTTCGTTTGGCTCAGCAAATGTCGTGCTTGCTGCGATACCAACCATATCTTTGTAAGGATAGAGAGTAAAGCTTTTTGTATCGCTTACGTTTTTGCCGTCATCATTTACATTGAAATTTATCACGCCTGTTATGATAGAAGAGGCATTTTTAGTGCTAAAGCTAAGATCTATCATTTGGCTTGATTTGCCATCTTTTGAAAGAGTAAGATCGTTTTCAAAAGATGGATAAGCGCTTGGTTTTAGCGTATTGTTTTTAAATTTATACTCTTTAAATTCGCTATTTTTATATTCATCATCAAAAAAGCTAACCTGCATGCTACCATCAAGCTCGCTAGCAGCGCCACCAAAGAGATAGTTACTAGCTAGATTGGCTCTAACAAGCTCGTTTGCAAAAAATTTATCTCTCTCAAGCGTTATCTCATTTTTTATCCTATTTGGCATAAAACTCTCAACAAAAAATGGCACATTTGAGATCACTTTGCTTGCATAAATTACTTGCATATTAAATCTACCGCTAAGATCGCTTAGTATCTCTTTTTCAAAATTTACCATGCCAACGTCATTTGTATTTTTTGAAATTTCAGCACTACTTTTGCCTTGCGGATCGAAAAATTTTATCTTTATAGGCATATTTTTTAAAGGATTAAAATCTCTATCCCTTAGATAGATTGCGCCCTTTAAACTCTCATTTGGTCTTATGATATTTGAAGCAAAATGAACGTACGCATCGATACTCTCACTGGCATTTTGGCTCATAAATTTCGCTTCATTTAGCGCTTCGTCTTCTTTTAAAATAAGAAAATTTTGCTCTTTTCCAAGAGAGACAACCACCGAAGAGATATCTTTGTAAATATCTTTTTTGTTAAATTTAAAAACACCTATATCATTTGTCGCACCAACTGCGATCTCTTCGTTTTTCTTACCATAAATTTTTACATTTGCGTTTGGAAGCATTGTATTTTCGCCAAGACGATTTGCAAATACGAAAATTTCATCCTTGCCAAGCTTTGCATTTACGGCAATATCACTTAGATAGACTACTTTTGAGACGCTCTTACCTTTGCCGTAGTTTAAATTGATCTTATAAACGCCGTCTCCAGCTCCAGCAAAGTCGAGTTTGATTTTATTTAGCGAAATTTCATTTAATGCGCCATCAAGCTTATAACTTTTGCTTGCCACTTTTGTGCTGAAGTTGCTTAACTCTTCGTTATTGTCATTAAAATTTAAGAAATATCTAAAATTTTGATCGCTTAGCTTTTCAATGCTTACATTTAGCTCAGGCAAATTTGCACTTCTAATACCGATCTCACCGACGCTTGAGATATATGGTTCATTATTTATAAAATTTGCAAATGGAGTAAAATTGCCAGCTACTACTTCATAGCTACTTTCTTCTCTTACTACATTTCTATCATCGCCAAAACCGGGTTTAATGGTGATTTCATAACTATTTTGTGGTTTAAAATCGTCACTTGTAATATCAATGTAGTAATAATATTCGCTAAGTTCTGAGTTTTCTTCATAGTTGTCACTATATTTAACGTCACTAATGCTAAAGTTTTTTACACCTTTAATGTTTATAAATTTTTTTAAGTTAATGTCGTCATCAAGCCAATTTTTTAGATAAATTCTAAAGCCTAAGATGCCATTATCAAGGCTTGCTGGATAAATTTCTGGTATCTCAAGACTCTTTGCATTATCATTTATATTTACGCTTTCTTCGCTTATTTCATCGGTAAAATTTACTATCGTTTCACCTGAAAGCATTGCGCCAAATTTGCTCTCAAATTTTTCACCAAAATCAAAAACTGGATTGCTTAAATTTTTATCAAGATTAAGCTCAAAGCTATTGTTAGAAAGCTCAATTGCTTTAAATTTCGCATCTTTTACGGCAATATTTTTGATAGCTTCAATATTTACTTCATCATTAAATTTAACTATATATTTGCTATCGCTTATTTTTTCTATCTTTGTTAGCTCAAATTCTTTCGTAGCAAAACTAGCAGTGCTTCCATTTTCAAGCTTGCAGCTATAATCCAAACCAGCGTGCATATCTTTTGTAAAAAGTAGCAAGCTTTGATTATTGAATCTAACCGTACCATTTAATGCTGGTTGGCACAAAAGTAGCTTTTTATCGCTTAGCATACCAACAAAATTTTTATCTACTTTATCTTCTAGTCCAAACTCTACGCTTAGTGGCGATTTTATCTGTGCTGTACCATTTAGGCTCAAAGCATATAAATTTGTCATTCCCAAAAGTGCTAGAAGTGCTACTTTTTGCCACATTTTATCTCCTTATTTTTATTGTTATTTCACTTTGATTTGAGTTTTGATCAAGGCATTTTATGCTGTGCTCGCCAAGAGTTAGATCAAACTTTTTTTCGCCTGCATTTTCTATCTTAGAAAAGTTCAAATCATCTATTTTTAGGTAAATTTCATTACCTAAAAACGCGTAGCATTTTACCATAACTTGTGTAATATTTTCATCTGTCACTATCTCTTCATTGTCATACGGATAGGCAAAAACTGGCTTTTTATCTTTAAAAATTTCAGCACAAGGACTTTTTTGTATCTCTTCTTTATCCAAAAGCTCATTCTTAACCAAAAAATCAAGCTCTTCGCCCCTTAAACTTTCGCATTTATCTTTTAAATCTACACCCTTTATCCTATCATCAAGTGCCATTTTTTTACACTTTTCATAGTTAAAGGCATCAAGGCAGGTTGGCACTTTTTCAATGCCATCTGGCTCACTCATAAATCTTAACTTCTCTTTTTGAGTGATTATCTTAAACATATCAAAAAGGCTCTTTGATACGTCATTTAGTCCTGTTAATTTATCAGTTTTACTGGCATTAAAATTTCCAATCCAAATAGCAATCGTGTAATTTTCATCAACACCTATGGCATAAAGGTCACGCGAATTTGCGCTTGTACCTGTTTTAAAGGCTATTTTTGGCGTGTTTTGTGCATACTGCCAAGCATTTTTTAGATATGATCTTGAGGCTTCACTTAGCATTTTAGCGGTTAAATAAGCACTTTGAGACGAGATTAGAGTTACATTTTTCTCTTCATTTTTGTAGTTTTTGCCAGCAAACTCAAGCGGCCTATAAATGCCGTCATTTGCATAAATAGTATAAAGATGAGCAAGATCAAGCAGGCTCATTTCAGCACTTCCAAGCGTTATAGAAGCTCCATAATACTCTTTATTTTCATCTACCAAATTTACCTTTTCAAGTAGTTCGTAAAGCGAATTGTCTTTTAGTTTTAAGTTTAAATTTATGACTGGGATATTTAGGCTGAAATTTAGAGCATCTTTTGCGCTTACGATACCTAAAAAATCATTACTAAAATTTTTTGGAGCATACTCTTTTATATAAATTTGCGTGTCAATTAACTGCGAATTTGGCGTTATAAGCCCACTATCAAGTGCTAGCGAATAAATAAAAGGCTTTAGCGTGCTGCCGGTGTTTCGCTTCATATTTAGAGCTGAGTTTTTGCCGTCACGAGCGTGCTCATCGTGCGAGCCGATGAAGGCAACAACACTCATTTTTTTATTATCAATGACCACGGCTGCTGCGTTGTTTGCATTTTTAGCCTTTAGCGAAAACATCGCATCTTTTAAAATTTTAAGCATATCTTTTTGTAAATTTAGATCCAAACTCGCCTTTGAAATTTGGTTTTTAAAAGCGACATTTGCATAATCTTCCGCGGTTACGATAGCTTTTGCTCTTACATTTTTAAATGGCTCAGCCTGCGCTCTTCTAAAGGCGCTAAGATCGATTAAATTTGCCTTGTAAAGCATCTTTATGACCCTGTTTTTTAGGGCATTTATGTTTGAAACGCGGTCAAGTCTATTTTTATTTGGATTTTTGGGTATCGTGCTTAAAAGTGCAGCCTGAGCGTAGCTAAGCTCGTTTAGCTCTTTTCCAAAATAAAAAAAGCTAGCCGCCTTTGCGCCCTCGATATTGCCACCATATGGGGCTAAATTTAGATAAAAATTTAAAATTTCATCCTTACTAAAGTGAAGTTCAAGCTGAAATGCTCTAAAAATTTCTCTTATCTTATTTTTATAGCTTCGCTCACCAGGCTCAAGCATCCTGGCTACTTGCATCGTGATAGTGCTGGCCCCTATGCGGTTGTCGCTTCTTAGGTTGTAAAAAAATGCTCTAAAAATGGAGGCAAAATTTACTCCAAAATGGTAGTAAAAGTATCTATCTTCAAAGAGCACGACGCATTGTTTTAGCGAGTTTGGGAAGCTTTGCTCGTGAAATCTCCAAATTCCGTCACTACTAAGCTTCATATTTATGATCTCGCCATTTTTATCAAGCAAAATTTTGGCTTCGTCTTTTTTGAGTGCGTCTAAATTTAGTGGATAAATTTGATCCAGTATCAAAAAAATAGTGACCATTAAAGCCAAAAATAGGGCAAGGAATTTTAAAAATTTAAACTTTTTCATCGGCGTGATTATAGCTGTTAAAGTTTAAGTAGCTATAATTAGGCCTTTTTGAAAAAGAGGAAACAATGCCTTTATCTAGGTTAAACAAAGAACAATACACCGCCGCAACTGCGCCATTTGGACACAATCTCATCATCGCTTCAGCTGGCACTGGCAAGACTAGCACGATCGTCGCGCGCATCGCCCATCTTTTAAATTTAGGCGTAAAGCCAGAGAAAATTTTGCTTCTAACTTTCACCAACAAAGCAGCGAGCGAGATGATAGAGCGTTTAAATAGGTATTTTGACAAGCAAATCACCTCCAAAATCACCGCAGGCACCTTTCACTCGGTCTCATTTTCGCTTTTAAAAAGCCTTGATAAAGGCGTCACGCTAAAGCAGCCAAGCGAGCTAAAGACGCTTTTAAAAAGTCTTGTTGAGAGGCGTAAATTTTACCACTTAAGCGACGTCAAGCCTTATGGCGGAGCCTATCTATATGATCTTTACTCGCTATTTCAAAACAGCGAACAAGGCACAACTTTTGGCAAATGGATAAGCGATAAGAGCGAAGAGCAGGGCGTTTATGCTGAAATTTATGAAGATGTTTTAGAAGAGTTTGAGGCCGAAAAGGCTAAATTTTCTTATGCTGATTTTAACGACCTTCTCATAAAAATGCGCGATGAGCTAAAAAAGGGAGCAAATTTAGCTTATGATGAAATTTTGATCGATGAGTATCAAGACACAAACACGCTTCAAGGTAGCCTCATAGACGCATTTGCGACGAAGAGCCTATTTTGCGTGGGCGATTTTGACCAGAGCATTTACGCATTTAACGGCGCAAATATCGAGATCATTGGCTCATTTAAAGATCGCTTTCCAAACGCAAATATCTACGCTTTAAATGTAAATTACCGCTCAAGCTCAAGCATACTTGCCCTTGCAAACAAGGTCATAAATAACAATCCAAGGCTTTATGAAAAGCACCTCACAGTTAGTCGCGAGGGGAATTTTAAGCCTCCAAGGCTACTTGTCTATAACGAGCTTTTTGATCAGTATCAAAATATCGCCGACATCATCTCGCTCTCGCCATTTAATAGAGAAAATATCGCCATAATTTTTAGAAACAACTCATCAGCAGACGGCATCGAAGTCGCGCTAAAAGAGCGAGGCATCAGCTCAAAGCGAAAGGGTGGGGTGAGCTTCTTTGAGAGTCGCGAGATCAAGGCACTCATCGATATCATGGGAATTTATGTCAATCCAAAAGATATAATGGCATTTATTCACATCTGCGAATATGCAAAGGGCGTTGGTAGCGCAGTTAGCAAAGAAATTTTTGACGCACTTCTTAAGCTTGGGCATGGAAATTTGATAAAAGGGATAGTTGAGCCAGATGATAGCGTAAATATCTCATCAAATAAAAGGCGAAACTACCAGCTAGGCCTTTTTGACGACCTTGATGAATTTGCCGAGGTTTCAAGGTTTTCCAAGCTTGGCTTTAGCGATAAATTCCTAGGCCACCCAGTGCTAAAACTACAAAAGCTAAGTGAGAGTGGGGCACAGTTTTTATATGAAATTTACAACTTTTTAAAGGGCATGAGAAATATCTCAAAGCCAGCTACGATGATAAACGAGATAAAAACTAGCAAAATTTACTCGTTAATCGTCGAAAACATCAGCACAAAAAGGGCAACTTTAAAAAATGGCAACGTCGATCTAGCTCTAAAAGAAGAGGTTAAAGAGCGCATAATGGCAAAGAGCGTGGTGCTAAGCGAGCTAGCTAAAAAATATCAAGATATCAGTAAATTTTACAACTTCTTAGCCCTTGGCAGCAACGAGATGAGCGAAGGGCAGGGCGTTAGTCTACTTAGCGTGCATGCGAGCAAGGGGCTTGAGTTTGACCAAGTTTTTATCGTAGATCTCGCGCAAAACCGCTTTCCAAATTTAAAGCTAATGAGCATGGGCGGCAGC is a genomic window containing:
- a CDS encoding alpha-2-macroglobulin family protein, which encodes MWQKVALLALLGMTNLYALSLNGTAQIKSPLSVEFGLEDKVDKNFVGMLSDKKLLLCQPALNGTVRFNNQSLLLFTKDMHAGLDYSCKLENGSTASFATKEFELTKIEKISDSKYIVKFNDEVNIEAIKNIAVKDAKFKAIELSNNSFELNLDKNLSNPVFDFGEKFESKFGAMLSGETIVNFTDEISEESVNINDNAKSLEIPEIYPASLDNGILGFRIYLKNWLDDDINLKKFINIKGVKNFSISDVKYSDNYEENSELSEYYYYIDITSDDFKPQNSYEITIKPGFGDDRNVVREESSYEVVAGNFTPFANFINNEPYISSVGEIGIRSANLPELNVSIEKLSDQNFRYFLNFNDNNEELSNFSTKVASKSYKLDGALNEISLNKIKLDFAGAGDGVYKINLNYGKGKSVSKVVYLSDIAVNAKLGKDEIFVFANRLGENTMLPNANVKIYGKKNEEIAVGATNDIGVFKFNKKDIYKDISSVVVSLGKEQNFLILKEDEALNEAKFMSQNASESIDAYVHFASNIIRPNESLKGAIYLRDRDFNPLKNMPIKIKFFDPQGKSSAEISKNTNDVGMVNFEKEILSDLSGRFNMQVIYASKVISNVPFFVESFMPNRIKNEITLERDKFFANELVRANLASNYLFGGAASELDGSMQVSFFDDEYKNSEFKEYKFKNNTLKPSAYPSFENDLTLSKDGKSSQMIDLSFSTKNASSIITGVINFNVNDDGKNVSDTKSFTLYPYKDMVGIAASTTFAEPNEDIKIRTVVVDMSSQKAVKSNLKFEIKRVTWQYQRDANGYIKWFQTLEDVDNFYKDNGEFSYKFTQSGSYVIIATNLVSGASTSLDMDVSGYNYSTLAPTKELSKSQIKLNKNIYKKGDELSADISSAIKEGIALVTLEDGGVKAYKVVKIKNNSANVKFKLDFDFSGLYVSANIYRMTDGGLTPFRTYGKVYAKADKSSRILDLSLDAPNTAKSDENIKISLKTKPKAYVNLFITDVGVLDITSQKPADPLKFFDKILPDGVLDYDIYNMLTNYKVEGKTLSFGGDMAALAMEAKMAKHASPVDSKKIKTYANLVSLQADDNGEISYEFKTPNGFNSAVRVDVVANNENSMNAVNKEILVKDDVIIKPSALVYLLKGDELNANLRLINTTNEDKNLTIKVASSKNLNIKTKENVNLKPLENKAFIFKISALEAGAGEYNITISDKNSSKTAQNLLDVVNPYTISTYAKSSVFDKESMISLPKGFHNVSIDASSSVSSVLLAASKNLVEYPYGCAEQRSSRLLALLNLKPKDELEKNDQKRFIVNGMSELIKMQKPDGSFGYWSDLSSTNAFASIYATDVLLDLEEAGYEVGKRVKQSAVNSMAKYVNSDLEALYSLYVSARANMADKSLLNKIYDHKAYNTTALNKYLMAAALKLNGLNDEAKVALKDIKKAQIADYSRDYSSFGSKMRDNAFILYLHAKYFEKNDYSDDLANFLITNLNELSSTQERAFTLRALNAYFGKNSGEKNNKFKLSYNGESKEFDGLLSVSFTAKDENFTITPLGENKLYATILSYAYVPLEIKHKIEPKELDIYRTFVDEKGKELGLDSLRVNDVVYSKIVINSKAMVKNGVINEIVSSCFEPINENLSGFNKSLKDSIELEYQSIKDDRVLSFYALDSDKREAVLYTPYRVRLGGKCSLGAVTTENMYNERQNDYDLAQRSFTVK
- the pbpC gene encoding penicillin-binding protein 1C, with product MKKFKFLKFLALFLALMVTIFLILDQIYPLNLDALKKDEAKILLDKNGEIINMKLSSDGIWRFHEQSFPNSLKQCVVLFEDRYFYYHFGVNFASIFRAFFYNLRSDNRIGASTITMQVARMLEPGERSYKNKIREIFRAFQLELHFSKDEILNFYLNLAPYGGNIEGAKAASFFYFGKELNELSYAQAALLSTIPKNPNKNRLDRVSNINALKNRVIKMLYKANLIDLSAFRRAQAEPFKNVRAKAIVTAEDYANVAFKNQISKASLDLNLQKDMLKILKDAMFSLKAKNANNAAAVVIDNKKMSVVAFIGSHDEHARDGKNSALNMKRNTGSTLKPFIYSLALDSGLITPNSQLIDTQIYIKEYAPKNFSNDFLGIVSAKDALNFSLNIPVINLNLKLKDNSLYELLEKVNLVDENKEYYGASITLGSAEMSLLDLAHLYTIYANDGIYRPLEFAGKNYKNEEKNVTLISSQSAYLTAKMLSEASRSYLKNAWQYAQNTPKIAFKTGTSANSRDLYAIGVDENYTIAIWIGNFNASKTDKLTGLNDVSKSLFDMFKIITQKEKLRFMSEPDGIEKVPTCLDAFNYEKCKKMALDDRIKGVDLKDKCESLRGEELDFLVKNELLDKEEIQKSPCAEIFKDKKPVFAYPYDNEEIVTDENITQVMVKCYAFLGNEIYLKIDDLNFSKIENAGEKKFDLTLGEHSIKCLDQNSNQSEITIKIRR
- a CDS encoding ATP-dependent helicase, with translation MPLSRLNKEQYTAATAPFGHNLIIASAGTGKTSTIVARIAHLLNLGVKPEKILLLTFTNKAASEMIERLNRYFDKQITSKITAGTFHSVSFSLLKSLDKGVTLKQPSELKTLLKSLVERRKFYHLSDVKPYGGAYLYDLYSLFQNSEQGTTFGKWISDKSEEQGVYAEIYEDVLEEFEAEKAKFSYADFNDLLIKMRDELKKGANLAYDEILIDEYQDTNTLQGSLIDAFATKSLFCVGDFDQSIYAFNGANIEIIGSFKDRFPNANIYALNVNYRSSSSILALANKVINNNPRLYEKHLTVSREGNFKPPRLLVYNELFDQYQNIADIISLSPFNRENIAIIFRNNSSADGIEVALKERGISSKRKGGVSFFESREIKALIDIMGIYVNPKDIMAFIHICEYAKGVGSAVSKEIFDALLKLGHGNLIKGIVEPDDSVNISSNKRRNYQLGLFDDLDEFAEVSRFSKLGFSDKFLGHPVLKLQKLSESGAQFLYEIYNFLKGMRNISKPATMINEIKTSKIYSLIVENISTKRATLKNGNVDLALKEEVKERIMAKSVVLSELAKKYQDISKFYNFLALGSNEMSEGQGVSLLSVHASKGLEFDQVFIVDLAQNRFPNLKLMSMGGSLEEERRLFYVAVTRAKDELYLSYAKYDKIKKVTYQPSRFLIEAGMAKEEA